A single genomic interval of uncultured Desulfobulbus sp. harbors:
- a CDS encoding helix-hairpin-helix domain-containing protein: protein MKNPTTDSAVALDHSSYKDRRTLVLFLFSLMVLLADVWPHPGPAQALHYAVRSQAGKQHLVVVDAQVKAQCSKLDTLEIFGKEVDARYALFLHQPLAINRADQRSLELLPGVGPHLARAITGYIDEHGPITSAEQLLRVPGIGPKTRDRLLPLIHFRLQ, encoded by the coding sequence ATGAAAAATCCCACCACTGATTCCGCGGTTGCTCTTGATCATTCTTCATACAAGGACAGGCGCACGCTTGTCCTTTTTCTTTTCAGCCTGATGGTGCTGCTGGCTGACGTTTGGCCTCATCCGGGCCCAGCACAAGCACTGCACTATGCGGTGCGTTCACAGGCTGGAAAACAGCATCTGGTGGTGGTTGATGCCCAGGTAAAGGCACAGTGTAGTAAACTGGATACACTGGAAATTTTCGGAAAGGAGGTGGATGCCCGTTACGCGCTCTTTCTTCACCAACCATTGGCGATCAACCGTGCAGACCAGCGGAGTCTGGAACTCCTCCCCGGGGTCGGGCCGCACCTGGCGAGGGCCATCACGGGGTACATCGATGAACACGGACCGATCACCAGCGCCGAACAGTTGCTGCGGGTACCCGGTATTGGTCCGAAAACACGTGATCGATTGCTGCCCCTGATCCATTTCCGTCTTCAATGA
- a CDS encoding histidinol phosphate phosphatase domain-containing protein, giving the protein MIDFHTHTFFSDGALVPSEHVRRVEQMGYQAIAITDHADSSNIGILIPNLVRVAKDLNQVNTTTLIVGVELTHVPPALIAPLARECRTLGAQIIVVHGETPVEPVLPGTNRAALEADIDLLAHPGFISEEEAALAAKRGILLELSGRKGHSLTNGHVAKMAQKTGALLAINADAHGPGDFLSAEMAQKVGLGAGLSLDEYLQVRRNMEQLLGKLPPLV; this is encoded by the coding sequence ATGATCGATTTTCATACCCATACTTTTTTCAGCGATGGAGCCTTGGTCCCCTCCGAACATGTACGCCGTGTGGAGCAGATGGGCTACCAAGCGATTGCCATCACCGACCATGCAGACTCCTCCAATATCGGCATTCTCATTCCCAACCTTGTCCGTGTGGCGAAAGACCTCAACCAGGTCAATACAACGACGCTCATCGTCGGCGTTGAATTGACTCATGTGCCGCCTGCACTGATTGCCCCCTTGGCCAGGGAATGCCGGACACTTGGGGCGCAGATCATTGTCGTCCATGGCGAAACACCGGTCGAACCGGTTTTGCCCGGGACCAACCGTGCCGCCTTGGAGGCCGATATCGATCTCCTGGCTCACCCGGGTTTCATCAGTGAGGAAGAAGCTGCCCTGGCGGCAAAACGTGGCATTCTGCTTGAACTCTCCGGCCGTAAAGGTCATAGTCTAACTAACGGCCATGTGGCAAAGATGGCGCAAAAGACCGGGGCGCTTTTGGCCATCAACGCCGACGCCCATGGCCCTGGAGATTTTCTCTCCGCCGAAATGGCGCAAAAAGTCGGCCTTGGTGCTGGACTGAGCCTGGATGAATATCTCCAAGTACGCCGGAATATGGAGCAATTACTTGGCAAACTTCCACCGTTGGTTTAA
- a CDS encoding RNA-binding S4 domain-containing protein, with translation MSALEERLVSLNTPFIELDKLLKREDLVSSGGEARYLISEGLVEVNGQVETRKRKKLYTGDIVVFAGFRLEVIGTEDVEQEVHGSSHPSP, from the coding sequence ATGAGCGCACTCGAAGAACGACTGGTCAGCTTGAACACCCCATTTATCGAACTGGACAAACTGTTGAAACGCGAGGATCTCGTCTCAAGTGGTGGTGAGGCCAGGTATCTGATCAGTGAAGGACTGGTCGAGGTCAACGGCCAGGTTGAGACACGTAAACGAAAAAAACTCTACACGGGCGACATCGTCGTTTTTGCCGGTTTCCGCCTGGAGGTGATTGGCACGGAGGACGTTGAACAAGAGGTGCATGGCTCCTCCCATCCTTCACCATAA
- a CDS encoding DUF4911 domain-containing protein → MAAIVEWFLIIRPEKISWLRFIFEGYDGLAIISTISAKQGLVRIQTLDCRYAETVQLVAALANDLTPYPVRCAQPCTVEHLQA, encoded by the coding sequence ATGGCTGCCATTGTCGAGTGGTTCCTCATTATTCGGCCGGAGAAGATCAGTTGGCTCCGGTTCATCTTTGAAGGCTACGATGGCCTAGCCATCATCTCAACCATCAGTGCCAAACAGGGTCTGGTGCGCATCCAGACCCTGGACTGCCGCTATGCGGAAACCGTTCAACTTGTCGCGGCCCTGGCCAATGATTTGACCCCCTACCCTGTCCGATGTGCCCAACCTTGTACAGTGGAACACCTGCAAGCATGA
- the purB gene encoding adenylosuccinate lyase yields MNRDIYQEPLISRYTSRAMQELFSERFKFSYWRKCWVALAESQYELGLGAVTAEMVAELKANIDNIDFDLASAKEREIRHDVMAHVFAYGQVCPKAEPIIHLGATSQFVVCNTDLYVQKQALQLVKKALVQVIANLAQFCRTHKDLATLGYTHYQPAQPTTVGKRNTLYLQDLLMDLAYIEELEQQIKARGAKGTVGTQATFIELFNGDHEKVRKLDQLVAEKLGFEQVFAVTGQTYPRKLDMKTSETLAGIGASAHKFAVDLRLLSNLKVQEEPFESKQVGSSAMAYKRNPMRSERMTGLARKLMGLPANFAATAANQWFERTLDDSAIRRMDMAQAFLLSDAVLKLYINITNDMVVYPKQIEKHLREELPFMATEKILMACVERGKSRQEMHEVIREHSVAAGFDVKMKGMANNLLDRLAQDERVPFDTQELEELVGDYQQFTGRAGMQTTEFLDEQVAPILQKHHGLLGDVDATISV; encoded by the coding sequence ATGAACCGTGACATCTATCAGGAACCCTTGATTTCCCGTTATACCAGCCGTGCCATGCAGGAACTGTTTTCCGAGCGGTTTAAATTCAGCTATTGGCGGAAATGCTGGGTCGCCTTGGCCGAGTCCCAATATGAGTTGGGTCTTGGTGCGGTCACTGCAGAGATGGTGGCCGAGCTCAAGGCCAATATCGACAATATCGATTTTGACCTCGCCAGTGCCAAGGAACGTGAAATCCGCCATGATGTCATGGCTCATGTATTTGCCTATGGCCAGGTCTGCCCCAAGGCGGAGCCGATCATTCATCTGGGGGCAACCTCGCAATTCGTTGTCTGCAATACCGATCTCTACGTACAGAAACAGGCCCTTCAGCTGGTCAAAAAGGCCCTGGTCCAGGTTATTGCAAATCTGGCCCAGTTTTGTCGCACCCACAAGGACCTGGCGACCCTCGGCTATACCCACTATCAGCCAGCGCAGCCCACCACTGTCGGTAAACGTAACACGCTGTATCTGCAAGATTTATTGATGGATTTAGCTTACATCGAAGAGCTCGAGCAGCAGATTAAGGCCCGCGGCGCCAAGGGCACGGTCGGTACCCAGGCCACCTTCATCGAACTGTTTAACGGCGATCACGAGAAAGTTCGCAAGCTCGACCAGCTGGTCGCCGAGAAGCTGGGATTTGAGCAGGTTTTTGCCGTAACCGGGCAGACCTACCCGCGCAAACTCGATATGAAGACCTCCGAGACCCTGGCCGGTATCGGTGCCTCGGCGCACAAATTTGCTGTTGACCTTCGCCTGCTCTCCAATCTCAAAGTGCAGGAAGAACCCTTTGAGAGTAAACAGGTGGGCAGTTCCGCCATGGCCTACAAACGCAATCCCATGCGCAGTGAACGCATGACCGGACTTGCCCGCAAGCTCATGGGCCTGCCGGCAAATTTTGCCGCCACAGCCGCAAACCAGTGGTTCGAACGCACCCTTGACGACTCCGCCATTCGCCGCATGGATATGGCCCAGGCCTTTCTCCTTAGCGATGCCGTGTTAAAGCTTTATATTAACATTACCAACGATATGGTTGTTTATCCGAAGCAAATTGAAAAACACCTACGTGAAGAGCTGCCCTTCATGGCCACCGAAAAAATTCTCATGGCCTGCGTAGAACGGGGGAAAAGCCGCCAGGAGATGCACGAGGTGATTCGTGAACATTCCGTTGCCGCCGGCTTTGACGTCAAGATGAAGGGCATGGCCAACAACCTGCTCGATCGGCTTGCCCAGGATGAACGCGTCCCCTTCGACACCCAGGAGCTCGAAGAACTGGTCGGTGATTATCAGCAGTTCACCGGGCGGGCCGGTATGCAGACCACAGAATTCCTCGACGAACAGGTGGCCCCGATACTGCAGAAACACCACGGCCTGCTCGGCGACGTCGACGCAACCATCTCGGTTTGA
- the miaA gene encoding tRNA (adenosine(37)-N6)-dimethylallyltransferase MiaA, translating to MAETQLITAPIIVLVGPTAIGKTALSLEMAARFDCEIISMDSMQVYRSMDIGTAKATVEEREQVVHHLIDIVDPDDQYDAARFVSDALAAIADITSRGKVPLLTGGTGLYLRALTQGLFEEIKVPQELRLQLQKRLADEGREALYRELRRVDELSAQRVHVNDTQRLLRGLEIFQATGIPWSEHIRKQTQTSPQIRLSRMLQLGLHCERELLYERIKTRSHRMMCDAFQQEVERLLAMGYGAELPSMQSIGYRHMLGCLEENWDRPAATAALVQDTRRYAKRQFTWFGRSPDIHWYDVRQPATLLADTEAFLDQN from the coding sequence ATGGCTGAAACCCAACTGATCACAGCGCCGATCATCGTTCTTGTCGGCCCGACCGCAATCGGCAAGACGGCACTCTCCCTGGAGATGGCGGCGCGTTTTGATTGCGAGATCATCTCCATGGATTCGATGCAGGTCTACCGTTCCATGGATATCGGCACGGCCAAGGCGACCGTGGAGGAGCGGGAGCAGGTGGTACACCATCTGATCGATATCGTCGATCCCGATGACCAGTATGATGCGGCCCGTTTTGTCAGTGATGCCCTTGCCGCGATCGCCGATATCACCAGTCGCGGCAAGGTTCCTCTGCTCACCGGAGGCACCGGATTGTACCTGCGGGCGTTGACCCAGGGACTTTTTGAGGAGATCAAGGTGCCGCAGGAACTTCGCCTCCAGTTGCAAAAACGCCTTGCCGACGAGGGCAGGGAGGCGCTCTACCGGGAACTGCGCCGCGTAGATGAACTGAGTGCGCAACGGGTTCATGTCAACGACACCCAGCGGCTTTTGCGAGGTCTGGAGATTTTCCAGGCCACCGGTATCCCTTGGTCCGAGCATATCAGGAAGCAGACACAAACATCACCCCAGATTCGTTTGAGCCGCATGCTGCAGCTTGGGTTGCACTGCGAGCGCGAGTTACTCTACGAGCGGATAAAAACACGTAGTCACAGGATGATGTGCGACGCCTTTCAACAGGAGGTTGAGAGGTTGCTTGCCATGGGGTATGGAGCGGAGCTACCCTCCATGCAATCGATTGGCTATCGGCATATGCTCGGCTGCCTCGAGGAGAACTGGGACCGCCCCGCTGCAACGGCGGCCCTGGTCCAGGATACCCGCCGTTATGCCAAGCGGCAGTTTACCTGGTTTGGCCGATCCCCAGATATCCACTGGTATGATGTGCGCCAACCTGCTACATTGTTGGCCGACACCGAAGCTTTTCTTGACCAGAACTAA
- a CDS encoding radical SAM protein, translating to MHYEGMVYRPPSEANSILLQVTTGCSHNKCTFCGMYKGQRFSIKPDAIVDADIDYAAQHFPYAKRLFICDGDALIVPQKRLLHILRQIEEKLPRISRVGIYANTKGLRMKSEAELLELHKHGLGILYLGLESGDDVTLAAMNKGADAQQMVAMGRKAKAVGIPLSVTVLLGIAGAERSHMHAVETGRVLSAIDPEYVGALSLMLEPGTELYNRYQAGEFSVPEPLAVLQELRTIIEHTNLTQGLFHANHASNYLPIRAKLPDEKEQTLALIDAALSGSLALKPEYLRAL from the coding sequence ATGCATTATGAAGGGATGGTCTATCGCCCGCCGAGCGAAGCAAACAGCATCCTGCTCCAGGTCACCACCGGGTGTTCCCATAACAAATGCACCTTTTGCGGGATGTACAAAGGGCAGCGTTTTTCCATCAAACCGGATGCGATAGTCGACGCGGATATCGACTATGCCGCCCAACATTTCCCCTATGCAAAGCGCCTCTTTATCTGCGATGGCGATGCCCTCATCGTCCCGCAGAAGCGGCTGCTGCACATCCTCAGGCAGATCGAGGAAAAACTGCCTCGAATCTCCAGGGTCGGCATTTACGCCAACACCAAGGGGCTGCGCATGAAGTCCGAGGCCGAGTTGCTCGAACTGCACAAGCATGGCTTGGGGATTCTTTATCTCGGTCTTGAAAGCGGCGATGACGTCACGCTTGCCGCAATGAACAAGGGGGCGGATGCACAGCAGATGGTAGCCATGGGCCGCAAGGCAAAGGCGGTCGGCATTCCCCTGTCGGTGACGGTTCTGCTCGGCATCGCCGGAGCAGAACGATCGCATATGCATGCGGTCGAGACGGGGCGGGTCCTCAGCGCCATCGATCCGGAATATGTCGGGGCTCTCAGCCTGATGCTCGAACCTGGAACTGAACTCTACAATCGCTATCAGGCTGGCGAATTTTCCGTTCCCGAACCCCTGGCCGTACTGCAGGAGTTGCGCACGATCATCGAACATACCAACCTGACCCAAGGCCTGTTCCACGCGAACCATGCCTCCAACTATTTACCGATTCGCGCCAAACTTCCCGATGAAAAAGAACAGACGCTCGCCCTTATCGATGCCGCACTTTCAGGTTCGCTTGCGCTTAAACCGGAATATCTCAGGGCGCTGTAA
- the miaB gene encoding tRNA (N6-isopentenyl adenosine(37)-C2)-methylthiotransferase MiaB, which yields MSKNLYIKTFGCQMNERDSEIIEQLLAQDGYIPTDSPSDANVILINTCSIREKAEQKVFSLLGSLREQKKRNPEILLGVTGCVAQQEGEQIRERMPHVDLIVGTQQIYRLPEMLERLGNKTTVREIATNLDASFEIPPFHKLLENASPSPAPQSYKRFVTIMQGCNNFCAYCVVPGTRGREISRPVRDILEEVEILVSQGVREITLLGQNVNSYGQTNTVADIQVSFPQLLRMVAAVQGLQRLRFTTSHPKDLTDELMRCFADLEVLCPHFHLPVQSGSNVVLKRMNRKYTVEQYLQKVDGLRRYRPDIALASDIIVGFPGETESDFQATMDLLDRVRFHGSFSFKYSDRPHTRSADFPDKIPEEVKGQRLLQFQTRQDEISLERNNESLGQTVEVMIEDATDLAGKGRTGANQIVHLAPPQMPLTPGMLAMARIDHAGKHSLKGTILP from the coding sequence ATGAGTAAAAACCTGTATATCAAGACCTTTGGTTGCCAGATGAACGAACGCGATTCGGAGATCATCGAGCAGCTCTTGGCACAGGATGGATATATTCCCACGGATAGTCCGTCCGACGCCAATGTCATCCTCATCAATACCTGCAGCATCCGGGAAAAAGCCGAACAAAAGGTGTTCAGCCTGCTCGGTTCCCTGCGGGAGCAAAAAAAACGCAACCCCGAGATCCTCCTCGGTGTAACGGGATGCGTTGCCCAGCAGGAAGGAGAACAGATTAGGGAACGAATGCCGCACGTGGACCTCATTGTCGGGACCCAGCAGATTTACCGTTTGCCCGAGATGCTGGAACGCCTTGGCAACAAGACCACGGTGCGCGAGATCGCCACCAACCTTGATGCCTCCTTTGAAATTCCTCCTTTTCACAAATTGCTGGAAAATGCATCGCCCTCCCCTGCTCCGCAGAGCTATAAACGCTTTGTCACCATCATGCAGGGCTGCAACAATTTTTGTGCCTACTGCGTCGTCCCCGGCACCCGTGGACGTGAAATCAGCCGGCCGGTGCGCGACATACTCGAGGAAGTCGAGATTCTCGTCAGCCAGGGCGTCAGGGAAATCACCCTGCTCGGGCAAAACGTCAACTCCTATGGACAAACCAACACTGTGGCCGATATCCAGGTCAGCTTTCCTCAGTTACTGCGCATGGTGGCTGCGGTCCAAGGGTTACAGCGGCTGCGTTTCACCACCTCGCACCCCAAGGACCTGACCGATGAGCTCATGCGCTGCTTTGCCGACCTTGAAGTCCTCTGCCCCCATTTTCATCTGCCTGTGCAATCCGGTTCCAACGTTGTGCTCAAACGGATGAACCGGAAATACACCGTTGAGCAGTATCTGCAAAAAGTGGACGGCTTGCGCCGCTATCGCCCGGATATAGCCTTGGCCTCGGACATCATCGTCGGATTTCCCGGGGAAACGGAGAGTGATTTTCAGGCAACCATGGATCTGCTCGATAGGGTCCGTTTCCACGGCTCGTTTTCCTTTAAATACTCCGATCGCCCCCATACCCGCTCCGCCGATTTTCCCGATAAAATTCCGGAGGAGGTCAAGGGTCAACGATTGCTCCAATTTCAAACCCGCCAGGATGAGATCTCTTTGGAACGAAACAACGAGTCTTTAGGGCAAACAGTTGAAGTAATGATCGAAGATGCTACAGACCTTGCAGGCAAAGGACGCACCGGTGCCAACCAGATTGTGCATCTCGCACCACCCCAAATGCCTCTCACTCCGGGCATGCTGGCCATGGCCCGCATTGATCATGCCGGGAAACACTCTCTCAAAGGGACGATCCTTCCCTGA
- the recJ gene encoding single-stranded-DNA-specific exonuclease RecJ: MPQQLGEILYIRGVDTLNSVEQFLYPQLASLPSPGLMKGMATAVATVLAAYRRHLPILIHGDYDVDGITSTTLLTAFFREIGIETAYVIPNRLEERYGLSRHSIQRLLQQVEHPQRGGLLITVDCGISALDEVEYARQQGLQVIITDHHEPQADLPRAEAILNPKQVDCSFPFDQLAGVGVAFFFVMALRKAFTEHGVVDGTRINLKKYLDLVALGTVADVVPLVDINRILVRAGLEILSEKQRPGIHALCDRCGIAEREILAEDISFKLAPRINASGRLGEPSIAVELLLAETSQNAQAPADSLDRFNIERKSLEQCALEAIRLQCKEQIAAGREGLAIYHQGCHPGVLGIVASRIAERYGRPVIIFTDEQVGEGGSCLKGSGRSIAGIHLFQLLEHCKEFINQYGGHAMAIGLTIEQKNLAGFARLFDQQVSDCGEPLGQGRGIEIDYHFTEKKYLTKYFARSLQALQPFGEGNPEPTFLLSHERLVHPKRSNGHLRFQVQANGHVFPGIGFHLAENDHNYQHPHDVVFHLKRSWFRGVEHDQVQAIHILTP, from the coding sequence ATGCCACAGCAACTAGGTGAAATACTTTATATTCGCGGCGTAGATACCCTGAATTCGGTGGAACAGTTTCTCTATCCACAGTTGGCTTCTCTGCCATCACCGGGATTGATGAAGGGGATGGCGACGGCAGTAGCAACTGTGCTGGCGGCCTATCGGCGCCATTTACCGATACTGATCCATGGCGATTATGATGTGGACGGTATTACCTCCACGACCTTGCTGACCGCATTTTTTCGCGAGATCGGCATTGAAACCGCCTATGTCATACCCAACCGGCTCGAAGAGCGCTACGGCCTTTCCAGACATTCGATTCAACGCCTGCTGCAGCAGGTTGAGCATCCGCAAAGGGGAGGGCTCTTGATCACCGTTGATTGCGGCATCTCAGCCCTCGACGAGGTGGAGTATGCCAGGCAGCAGGGGTTGCAGGTGATCATCACCGACCACCATGAACCGCAGGCAGACTTGCCCAGGGCCGAGGCCATTCTCAATCCCAAACAGGTGGACTGTTCCTTTCCCTTTGATCAGTTGGCCGGTGTCGGGGTTGCCTTCTTTTTCGTGATGGCACTGCGCAAGGCCTTTACCGAGCATGGCGTAGTGGATGGAACACGGATTAACCTCAAAAAATACCTGGATCTGGTTGCCCTCGGCACGGTGGCCGATGTGGTGCCCCTGGTCGATATCAATCGGATACTGGTTCGAGCTGGCCTGGAAATTCTTTCGGAAAAACAGCGTCCAGGCATACATGCCCTCTGTGACCGATGCGGCATTGCCGAACGCGAGATTCTGGCCGAAGATATTTCCTTTAAATTGGCTCCTCGAATTAATGCCTCAGGACGATTGGGAGAACCATCCATCGCGGTGGAACTGTTGCTTGCCGAAACCTCGCAAAATGCGCAGGCCCCCGCCGATAGTCTTGATCGGTTCAATATCGAGCGTAAATCGCTCGAGCAGTGCGCCTTGGAAGCAATCAGACTGCAGTGCAAAGAGCAGATAGCCGCCGGAAGGGAAGGGTTGGCCATTTACCACCAGGGGTGCCATCCTGGTGTACTGGGGATTGTCGCCTCAAGAATTGCCGAACGATACGGGCGTCCGGTGATCATTTTCACCGATGAACAGGTGGGGGAAGGGGGGAGCTGCCTGAAAGGTTCAGGAAGATCCATCGCCGGCATCCATCTGTTTCAGCTGCTTGAACACTGCAAGGAGTTTATCAATCAGTATGGCGGCCACGCCATGGCCATCGGGCTCACGATTGAGCAGAAGAACCTGGCCGGATTTGCGCGACTTTTCGATCAACAGGTCAGCGACTGCGGCGAGCCTTTGGGACAGGGGAGGGGGATTGAAATCGATTACCACTTCACTGAGAAGAAATATTTAACCAAATATTTCGCACGATCCTTGCAGGCGTTGCAGCCTTTTGGTGAAGGCAATCCGGAACCGACATTCTTACTTTCACATGAACGGCTAGTGCATCCCAAACGGAGCAACGGCCATTTGCGTTTCCAGGTGCAGGCCAATGGGCATGTGTTTCCGGGAATCGGCTTCCATTTGGCGGAAAACGACCATAACTATCAACACCCCCATGACGTGGTCTTTCACTTGAAACGTTCCTGGTTTCGCGGTGTAGAGCACGACCAGGTCCAGGCAATCCATATCTTAACACCTTAA
- the cimA gene encoding citramalate synthase, producing MSRFIELYDTTLRDGTQAENFNLSVDDKVKICRQLDRIGIDFIEGGWPGSNPLAVEFFNKMQSVELKQAKLAAFGSTCHFQKKPAEDGNLQALLAAKTPAVTIFGKSWDIHVIEALRIQLEDNLQIIEDSLAFLRPQVQHLLYDAEHFFDGFKNNREYCLATIGRAVAGGAETIVLCDTNGGTLPHEIPAIMERVKQFLAEQKAEVKIGIHSHNDSETAVANALMSVEQGASQVQGTINGFGERCGNANLTSIIPALVVKMGLECKVGKWIDQLYTTARMVNELANLPHNRYQPYVGESAFAHKGGIHVSAVQRNPVTYEHMAPEKIGNQRRILISDQSGRSNVLMKAQKYGLDLSNDDPRMTTIVNDLKELENRGYQYEAAEASFELLMRRALGLHQDYFELEAFRVMNHKYDISKNPLTEATIRLWVNGQAEHTAAMGDGPVNALDKAMRKALMRFYPSLEDMELHDYKVRVLTGEHGTGAKVRVLVESKDLEESWGTVGVSVNIIEASWQALADSINYKLMKDEKSHH from the coding sequence GATTTGCCGCCAATTGGACCGGATCGGTATTGATTTTATCGAGGGGGGTTGGCCGGGATCAAACCCGCTGGCCGTCGAATTTTTCAACAAGATGCAGAGTGTCGAGTTGAAGCAGGCCAAGCTGGCCGCCTTCGGCTCGACCTGCCACTTTCAGAAAAAGCCTGCAGAAGACGGTAACCTGCAAGCTCTTTTGGCGGCAAAAACCCCAGCCGTGACCATCTTCGGCAAGAGCTGGGATATCCATGTCATCGAGGCCCTGCGGATCCAGCTCGAGGATAACCTGCAGATCATCGAGGACTCGTTGGCCTTCCTCCGCCCCCAGGTGCAGCATCTGCTCTACGATGCCGAACATTTCTTCGACGGGTTTAAAAACAACCGCGAGTACTGCCTGGCCACCATCGGCAGGGCGGTTGCCGGCGGGGCCGAGACCATCGTGCTCTGCGACACCAACGGCGGCACCCTGCCGCATGAGATTCCGGCGATCATGGAGCGGGTCAAACAGTTCCTGGCCGAGCAGAAGGCTGAGGTCAAGATCGGCATTCATTCGCACAACGATTCCGAGACCGCGGTGGCCAACGCCCTGATGAGCGTTGAACAGGGGGCGTCCCAAGTGCAGGGAACCATCAACGGGTTTGGCGAGCGATGCGGCAATGCCAACCTGACCTCCATCATCCCAGCTCTCGTCGTCAAGATGGGGCTGGAGTGCAAGGTCGGCAAGTGGATCGATCAGTTGTACACCACCGCCCGCATGGTCAATGAACTGGCCAACCTGCCCCATAACCGCTATCAACCCTATGTGGGCGAGTCTGCCTTTGCCCACAAAGGCGGCATCCATGTTTCTGCGGTACAGCGCAATCCGGTCACCTATGAGCATATGGCACCAGAGAAGATCGGCAACCAGCGGCGGATTCTCATCTCCGACCAGTCCGGCCGTTCCAACGTGCTGATGAAGGCGCAGAAGTACGGCTTGGACCTGAGCAACGACGATCCGCGCATGACTACAATTGTCAATGATCTCAAAGAATTGGAGAATCGTGGTTACCAATATGAGGCTGCCGAGGCCAGCTTCGAGCTGTTGATGCGCCGGGCACTTGGCCTGCACCAGGATTACTTTGAACTGGAAGCATTCCGGGTGATGAATCATAAGTACGATATCAGCAAGAATCCGCTCACCGAGGCCACCATTCGTCTCTGGGTCAATGGCCAGGCCGAACACACTGCCGCCATGGGCGATGGACCGGTCAACGCCCTGGATAAGGCCATGCGCAAGGCACTGATGCGGTTTTATCCGAGCCTGGAAGACATGGAACTGCACGATTACAAGGTGCGGGTCTTGACCGGCGAGCACGGAACCGGGGCCAAGGTACGGGTCCTTGTCGAGAGCAAGGATCTGGAAGAAAGTTGGGGCACGGTAGGCGTTTCGGTGAACATCATCGAGGCCAGTTGGCAGGCCTTGGCCGATAGCATCAACTACAAACTGATGAAGGATGAAAAATCCCACCACTGA